Proteins encoded in a region of the Neodiprion virginianus isolate iyNeoVirg1 chromosome 2, iyNeoVirg1.1, whole genome shotgun sequence genome:
- the LOC124296982 gene encoding putative uncharacterized protein DDB_G0282133 isoform X3: MTSQDTTTGLTNSTKKIPLDAAEHSTYNSCESASNIELLKSNQNNEILNEVRNRSENNKKKMWRGGNRKVHSLNNIIQTNKRPFPGHTFQSRHYHNNSSIYRSEFYFNNHNNFGRPSGFRKHGNHWKNSMGKCVPRSFRQVQKKVVKEEVANFELKLSPKLNVNIDLSQPDQSALSNSTEQAPLEVGASDSSTNPPRALSSSNLNSKERLQIPVASNNDTLSIVNDELSKECSHLNLDQASFNGSGGLENADKNYTNLVNNKNSTNHNCDLRFTSDDWLNEPIAPDNEHMQATENFSSSSSQDSSDFKRTTSLLSLENTESTTSSKSKNSVAMSDKTVTQNNNLDSSDSLKETIKLDIGNKLLEIKSDSDFGVDTPGDIQKEVETNNHACETFEQKNEVGDSLKVPKTDEPNATSSKLWAPEKQSTTEPMPEQLEKESIENEELQTTNEVVNSGEKHESDNKDDMNIKEEIKDDTSLSNEQEVAEQASDKLAKEEESSEYKNKQCKISAPAKNKRKFSSDKKETELVEHISQKPKTLNSNEKTVRNQLVDSESSDESDHNFIRKSTEKNSLKLQDNLQSEPLLVMKRNLTDSEKENDKLTHKKMKIAPDSNSDISAEQLRSQNTLMSPVEEIHALPAGKSDESPKNLCYVRKFFQRDMKGRLTKLKREELEELIIQKLVETLTMQSEIGKLREQARISERNQEANRIRCQQLTKQINDFDMVLNRNAADRRANNDKPMPPIKINRSVGLQVNFISEQGIQNLRSLSSNNISKSNVPNPVTVNGGNKLAKPENNKTTTVPRRGIKIRSPRRIEVTKNVPIPIQPQISTAMPKAALVLAKPVDTSPKLSAANTSKEQVLPSAISPQPTAAKIKNIVVNGKISNHTNRQSTVPNNQSTVSSDLIDLTEEEDKNKPISGTISGVLPMVATITSSIGPKVPHTRYQRVVQTTLSPNVAITTQAANIRVVQSVSQPTPTALVNNINATKLAYVMQGSLGTGRQLLIAPNPNQVRPVTSTTRGQFSNVPYKAGTSTLANGTVRVLTTAATTVPPSPSNPPPAPLPDTPHYPHRNGWKLPPPPPSLKISKVTQGIVLSWNMVQSDNYADIASYQLYAYQEIPGTVPNSNLWKKVGDVRALPLPMACTLKEFTPGNNYHFAVRAVDRHSRFGQYSVPRNISL, from the exons ATGACTTCTCAGGATACAACTACGG GCTTGACCAATTCaaccaaaaaaattccacTTGATGCAGCAGAACACTCAACATATAACTCATGCGAATCTGCCTCTAATATAGAACTTCTGAAGTCAAaccaaaataatgaaattttaaatgaagTACGCAACagaagtgaaaataataagaaaaaaatgtggcGTGGCGGAAACCGAAAAGTGCATTCTCTGAATAATATCATTCAGACAAATAAACGCCCCTTTCCAGGTCATACTTTTCAATCACGGCACTATCACAATAATTCGAGTATCTATAGGAGTGAATTTTACTTCAATAATCATAACAATTTTGGAAGGCCGTCAGGATTTCGAAAACATGGAAACCATTGGAAAAACTCTATGGGAAAGTGTGTCCCTCGTAGTTTTCGGcaggtacaaaaaaaagtagtcAAAGAAGAGGTTGCCAATTTTGAACTGAAGTTAAGCCCGAAATTGAATGTAAACATTGACCTTTCTCAACCAGATCAGTCTGCCCTTTCTAATTCTACGGAACAAGCACCTCTTGAAGTTGGTGCTAGCGACAGTAGCACAAATCCACCCAGAGCTCTCTCGTCCTCTAATTTAAATTCCAAAGAAAGATTACAAATTCCTGTTGCCAGTAACAATGATACATTGTCCATTGTTAATGATGAATTATCCAAGGAATGCAGTCACCTAAATCTTGATCAAGCTTCATTTAATGGTAGTGGAGGTCTAGAAAATGCTGACAAAAATTACACCAATTTggtaaacaataaaaattcaaccaaCCACAACTGCGATTTAAGATTTACTTCTGACGACTGGTTGAATGAACCTATTGCTCCTGACAATGAACACATGCAGGCTACAGAGAATTTCTCATCATCGTCAAGCCAGGATAGTTCTGATTTTAAACGTACTACATCATTATTGTCCCTTGAGAATACTGAGTCCACAACTTCTTCGAAGTCGAAGAATTCTGTTGCTATGAGTGATAAGACTGTGACCCAAAATAACAATCTTGATTCTTCTGATTCATTAAAAGAGACAATTAAACTGGACATAGGTAACAAACTGCTTGAAATCAAATCAGATAGTGATTTCGGAGTAGATACACCAGGTGATATTCAAAAAGAAGTTGAGACCAACAACCATGCATGTGAAACattcgaacaaaaaaatgaagttGGTGATTCTTTGAAGGTGCCTAAAACTGATGAGCCCAATGCAACCTCTAGCAAATTATGGGCCCCAGAGAAACAGTCAACCACAGAGCCAATGCCAGAACAGCTAGAGAAAGAAAGTATCGAAAATGAGGAGCTACAAACAACAAATGAAGTGGTTAACAGTGGTGAAAAACATGAATCAGATAACAAGGATGACATGAATATTAAAGAGGAAATAAAAGACGATACTTCGTTGTCTAATGAACAGGAAGTGGCTGAGCAAGCCTCAGATAAACTTGCGAAAGAAGAGGAAAGTAGTGAATATAAGAACAAGCAATGTAAAATTAGTGCTCCAgctaaaaataaaaggaaattCAGTTCAGACAAGAAAGAAACTGAGTTAGTTGAACATATTTCACAGAAACCAAAAACATTAAATAGCAATGAAAAAACAGTTAGGAATCAATTGGTGGATAGTGAATCTAGTGATGAATCAGATCATAATTTTATACGAAAGTCAACCGAAAAAAACTCATTAAAACTTCAAGATAATCTACAGTCAGAACCATTGCTGGTTATGAAACGTAATTTGACAGACAGTGAAAAGgaaaacgataaattgactcataaaaaaatgaaaattgctcCAGATTCAAATTCAGATATTTCTGCGGAGCAACTCAGAAGTCAAAATACATTGATGTCGCCCGTTGAAGAAATACATGCTTTGCCTGCAGGAAAAAGTGATGAATCACCGAAAAATCTTTGttatgtaagaaaatttttccaaagaGATATGAAGGGCAGGTTGACAAAATTGAAACGTgag GAATTGGAAGAActtataatacaaaaattggtAGAAACTCTAACAATGCAaagtgaaattggaaaattacGAGAACAAGCGCGCATATCAGAACGCAATCAAGAAGCCAATCGTATCCGCTGTCAACAGTTGACAAAGCAAATAAATGATTTTGACATGGTCCTCAATCGCAATGCTGCTGACCGTCGGGCTAACAATGACAAGCCTATGCCACCCATAAAAATCAATAGATCTGTTGGACTGCAAGTGAATTTCATATCG GAACAAGGTATCCAGAATTTGAGGTCTTTATCTTCTAATAATATTTCGAAGAGCAATGTGCCAAATCCTGTTACTGTGAACGGAGGTAATAAACTGGCTAAGCCTGAAAATAACAAGACTACAACAGTCCCACGACGTGGTATTAAAATACGATCCCCTCGAAGAATAGAAGTCACCAAAAATGTTCCAATACCAATTCAACCTCAAATATCCACAGCTATGCCAAAAGCAGCCCTTGTTCTGGCCAAACCAGTGGACACGTCGCCCAAGTTATCAGCTGCTAACACCAGCAAAGAACAGGTTTTGCCAAGTGCAATTTCTCCTCAACCAACTGCCGCTAAA ataaaaaatattgtagtaAATGGAAAGATTTCAAATCACACAAACCGGCAATCAACAGTCCCGAACAATCAGAGTACTGTCTCTAGTGATTTGATTGATCTCACAGAAGAAGAGGACAAGAATAAAC CAATTAGTGGTACTATATCAGGTGTACTACCAATGGTTGCAACAATTACATCTTCCATTGGACCGAAGGTTCCCCATACCAGATATCAAAGGGTTGTACAAACCACATTATCTCCGAACGTTGCGATCACCACACAGGCTGCCAATATTAGAGTAGTACAGTCTGTTAGTCAACCAACGCCGACGGCTCTTGTT AATAACATAAATGCAACAAAATTGGCATATGTAATGCAAGGAAGTTTGGGAACTGGAAGACAGTTACTGATAGCACCAAATCCAAACCAG GTACGGCCAGTAACATCCACCACACGGGGCCAGTTTTCAAATGTACCGTACAAGGCTG GGACATCAACATTGGCCAATGGTACCGTCAGAGTACTAACTACAGCAGCTACGACGGTTCCACCTTCACCTTCAAAT CCACCACCAGCACCCTTGCCCGATACGCCACACTATCCACACAGAAATGGATGGAAACTACCTCCTCCACCTCCGTCCCTCAAAATATCAAAAGTTACACAAG GTATTGTCTTATCGTGGAATATGGTGCAGTCAGATAACTATGCAGATATTGCTAGTTATCAACTATATGCATACCAAGAGATACCTGGGACTGTACCAAACTCAAATCTGTGGAAGAAAGTGGGAGATGTAAGGGCCCTACCACTTCCAATGGCTTGCACACTCAAGGAGTTCACTCCAGGCAACAATTATCACTTTGCTGTAAGGGCAGTAGATAGACATTCCAGATTTGGTCAATACAGTGTACCCCGTAACATTTCTTTATAA
- the LOC124296982 gene encoding putative uncharacterized protein DDB_G0282133 isoform X1 has product MISPSCPIIMDATSTTSSYNIKERNDHSELLCSNVANCKDGLTENEILEESNQDPEDEDTLSDDSLRLRFSDDEADISDTVSSNKPAALCISSEQMTSQDTTTGLTNSTKKIPLDAAEHSTYNSCESASNIELLKSNQNNEILNEVRNRSENNKKKMWRGGNRKVHSLNNIIQTNKRPFPGHTFQSRHYHNNSSIYRSEFYFNNHNNFGRPSGFRKHGNHWKNSMGKCVPRSFRQVQKKVVKEEVANFELKLSPKLNVNIDLSQPDQSALSNSTEQAPLEVGASDSSTNPPRALSSSNLNSKERLQIPVASNNDTLSIVNDELSKECSHLNLDQASFNGSGGLENADKNYTNLVNNKNSTNHNCDLRFTSDDWLNEPIAPDNEHMQATENFSSSSSQDSSDFKRTTSLLSLENTESTTSSKSKNSVAMSDKTVTQNNNLDSSDSLKETIKLDIGNKLLEIKSDSDFGVDTPGDIQKEVETNNHACETFEQKNEVGDSLKVPKTDEPNATSSKLWAPEKQSTTEPMPEQLEKESIENEELQTTNEVVNSGEKHESDNKDDMNIKEEIKDDTSLSNEQEVAEQASDKLAKEEESSEYKNKQCKISAPAKNKRKFSSDKKETELVEHISQKPKTLNSNEKTVRNQLVDSESSDESDHNFIRKSTEKNSLKLQDNLQSEPLLVMKRNLTDSEKENDKLTHKKMKIAPDSNSDISAEQLRSQNTLMSPVEEIHALPAGKSDESPKNLCYVRKFFQRDMKGRLTKLKREELEELIIQKLVETLTMQSEIGKLREQARISERNQEANRIRCQQLTKQINDFDMVLNRNAADRRANNDKPMPPIKINRSVGLQVNFISEQGIQNLRSLSSNNISKSNVPNPVTVNGGNKLAKPENNKTTTVPRRGIKIRSPRRIEVTKNVPIPIQPQISTAMPKAALVLAKPVDTSPKLSAANTSKEQVLPSAISPQPTAAKIKNIVVNGKISNHTNRQSTVPNNQSTVSSDLIDLTEEEDKNKPISGTISGVLPMVATITSSIGPKVPHTRYQRVVQTTLSPNVAITTQAANIRVVQSVSQPTPTALVNNINATKLAYVMQGSLGTGRQLLIAPNPNQVRPVTSTTRGQFSNVPYKAGTSTLANGTVRVLTTAATTVPPSPSNPPPAPLPDTPHYPHRNGWKLPPPPPSLKISKVTQGIVLSWNMVQSDNYADIASYQLYAYQEIPGTVPNSNLWKKVGDVRALPLPMACTLKEFTPGNNYHFAVRAVDRHSRFGQYSVPRNISL; this is encoded by the exons ATGATATCACCAAGCTGCCCGATAATTATGGACGCGACAAGTACGACATCGTCatataatataaaagaaagaaatgatcACTCAGAGCTTTTGTGTAGCAATGTGGCAAATTGTAAAGATGGATTAACCGAAAACGAAATATTGGAAGAATCAAATCAGGATCCAGAAGACGAAGACACTCTTTCTGATGACAGCTTACGGTTAAGATTCTCAGATGATGAAGCTGATATTAGTGACACTGTTTCATCAAATAAACCAGCTGCACTGTGTATTAGTTCTGAACAAATGACTTCTCAGGATACAACTACGG GCTTGACCAATTCaaccaaaaaaattccacTTGATGCAGCAGAACACTCAACATATAACTCATGCGAATCTGCCTCTAATATAGAACTTCTGAAGTCAAaccaaaataatgaaattttaaatgaagTACGCAACagaagtgaaaataataagaaaaaaatgtggcGTGGCGGAAACCGAAAAGTGCATTCTCTGAATAATATCATTCAGACAAATAAACGCCCCTTTCCAGGTCATACTTTTCAATCACGGCACTATCACAATAATTCGAGTATCTATAGGAGTGAATTTTACTTCAATAATCATAACAATTTTGGAAGGCCGTCAGGATTTCGAAAACATGGAAACCATTGGAAAAACTCTATGGGAAAGTGTGTCCCTCGTAGTTTTCGGcaggtacaaaaaaaagtagtcAAAGAAGAGGTTGCCAATTTTGAACTGAAGTTAAGCCCGAAATTGAATGTAAACATTGACCTTTCTCAACCAGATCAGTCTGCCCTTTCTAATTCTACGGAACAAGCACCTCTTGAAGTTGGTGCTAGCGACAGTAGCACAAATCCACCCAGAGCTCTCTCGTCCTCTAATTTAAATTCCAAAGAAAGATTACAAATTCCTGTTGCCAGTAACAATGATACATTGTCCATTGTTAATGATGAATTATCCAAGGAATGCAGTCACCTAAATCTTGATCAAGCTTCATTTAATGGTAGTGGAGGTCTAGAAAATGCTGACAAAAATTACACCAATTTggtaaacaataaaaattcaaccaaCCACAACTGCGATTTAAGATTTACTTCTGACGACTGGTTGAATGAACCTATTGCTCCTGACAATGAACACATGCAGGCTACAGAGAATTTCTCATCATCGTCAAGCCAGGATAGTTCTGATTTTAAACGTACTACATCATTATTGTCCCTTGAGAATACTGAGTCCACAACTTCTTCGAAGTCGAAGAATTCTGTTGCTATGAGTGATAAGACTGTGACCCAAAATAACAATCTTGATTCTTCTGATTCATTAAAAGAGACAATTAAACTGGACATAGGTAACAAACTGCTTGAAATCAAATCAGATAGTGATTTCGGAGTAGATACACCAGGTGATATTCAAAAAGAAGTTGAGACCAACAACCATGCATGTGAAACattcgaacaaaaaaatgaagttGGTGATTCTTTGAAGGTGCCTAAAACTGATGAGCCCAATGCAACCTCTAGCAAATTATGGGCCCCAGAGAAACAGTCAACCACAGAGCCAATGCCAGAACAGCTAGAGAAAGAAAGTATCGAAAATGAGGAGCTACAAACAACAAATGAAGTGGTTAACAGTGGTGAAAAACATGAATCAGATAACAAGGATGACATGAATATTAAAGAGGAAATAAAAGACGATACTTCGTTGTCTAATGAACAGGAAGTGGCTGAGCAAGCCTCAGATAAACTTGCGAAAGAAGAGGAAAGTAGTGAATATAAGAACAAGCAATGTAAAATTAGTGCTCCAgctaaaaataaaaggaaattCAGTTCAGACAAGAAAGAAACTGAGTTAGTTGAACATATTTCACAGAAACCAAAAACATTAAATAGCAATGAAAAAACAGTTAGGAATCAATTGGTGGATAGTGAATCTAGTGATGAATCAGATCATAATTTTATACGAAAGTCAACCGAAAAAAACTCATTAAAACTTCAAGATAATCTACAGTCAGAACCATTGCTGGTTATGAAACGTAATTTGACAGACAGTGAAAAGgaaaacgataaattgactcataaaaaaatgaaaattgctcCAGATTCAAATTCAGATATTTCTGCGGAGCAACTCAGAAGTCAAAATACATTGATGTCGCCCGTTGAAGAAATACATGCTTTGCCTGCAGGAAAAAGTGATGAATCACCGAAAAATCTTTGttatgtaagaaaatttttccaaagaGATATGAAGGGCAGGTTGACAAAATTGAAACGTgag GAATTGGAAGAActtataatacaaaaattggtAGAAACTCTAACAATGCAaagtgaaattggaaaattacGAGAACAAGCGCGCATATCAGAACGCAATCAAGAAGCCAATCGTATCCGCTGTCAACAGTTGACAAAGCAAATAAATGATTTTGACATGGTCCTCAATCGCAATGCTGCTGACCGTCGGGCTAACAATGACAAGCCTATGCCACCCATAAAAATCAATAGATCTGTTGGACTGCAAGTGAATTTCATATCG GAACAAGGTATCCAGAATTTGAGGTCTTTATCTTCTAATAATATTTCGAAGAGCAATGTGCCAAATCCTGTTACTGTGAACGGAGGTAATAAACTGGCTAAGCCTGAAAATAACAAGACTACAACAGTCCCACGACGTGGTATTAAAATACGATCCCCTCGAAGAATAGAAGTCACCAAAAATGTTCCAATACCAATTCAACCTCAAATATCCACAGCTATGCCAAAAGCAGCCCTTGTTCTGGCCAAACCAGTGGACACGTCGCCCAAGTTATCAGCTGCTAACACCAGCAAAGAACAGGTTTTGCCAAGTGCAATTTCTCCTCAACCAACTGCCGCTAAA ataaaaaatattgtagtaAATGGAAAGATTTCAAATCACACAAACCGGCAATCAACAGTCCCGAACAATCAGAGTACTGTCTCTAGTGATTTGATTGATCTCACAGAAGAAGAGGACAAGAATAAAC CAATTAGTGGTACTATATCAGGTGTACTACCAATGGTTGCAACAATTACATCTTCCATTGGACCGAAGGTTCCCCATACCAGATATCAAAGGGTTGTACAAACCACATTATCTCCGAACGTTGCGATCACCACACAGGCTGCCAATATTAGAGTAGTACAGTCTGTTAGTCAACCAACGCCGACGGCTCTTGTT AATAACATAAATGCAACAAAATTGGCATATGTAATGCAAGGAAGTTTGGGAACTGGAAGACAGTTACTGATAGCACCAAATCCAAACCAG GTACGGCCAGTAACATCCACCACACGGGGCCAGTTTTCAAATGTACCGTACAAGGCTG GGACATCAACATTGGCCAATGGTACCGTCAGAGTACTAACTACAGCAGCTACGACGGTTCCACCTTCACCTTCAAAT CCACCACCAGCACCCTTGCCCGATACGCCACACTATCCACACAGAAATGGATGGAAACTACCTCCTCCACCTCCGTCCCTCAAAATATCAAAAGTTACACAAG GTATTGTCTTATCGTGGAATATGGTGCAGTCAGATAACTATGCAGATATTGCTAGTTATCAACTATATGCATACCAAGAGATACCTGGGACTGTACCAAACTCAAATCTGTGGAAGAAAGTGGGAGATGTAAGGGCCCTACCACTTCCAATGGCTTGCACACTCAAGGAGTTCACTCCAGGCAACAATTATCACTTTGCTGTAAGGGCAGTAGATAGACATTCCAGATTTGGTCAATACAGTGTACCCCGTAACATTTCTTTATAA
- the LOC124296982 gene encoding activating transcription factor 7-interacting protein 1 isoform X4, translated as MWRGGNRKVHSLNNIIQTNKRPFPGHTFQSRHYHNNSSIYRSEFYFNNHNNFGRPSGFRKHGNHWKNSMGKCVPRSFRQVQKKVVKEEVANFELKLSPKLNVNIDLSQPDQSALSNSTEQAPLEVGASDSSTNPPRALSSSNLNSKERLQIPVASNNDTLSIVNDELSKECSHLNLDQASFNGSGGLENADKNYTNLVNNKNSTNHNCDLRFTSDDWLNEPIAPDNEHMQATENFSSSSSQDSSDFKRTTSLLSLENTESTTSSKSKNSVAMSDKTVTQNNNLDSSDSLKETIKLDIGNKLLEIKSDSDFGVDTPGDIQKEVETNNHACETFEQKNEVGDSLKVPKTDEPNATSSKLWAPEKQSTTEPMPEQLEKESIENEELQTTNEVVNSGEKHESDNKDDMNIKEEIKDDTSLSNEQEVAEQASDKLAKEEESSEYKNKQCKISAPAKNKRKFSSDKKETELVEHISQKPKTLNSNEKTVRNQLVDSESSDESDHNFIRKSTEKNSLKLQDNLQSEPLLVMKRNLTDSEKENDKLTHKKMKIAPDSNSDISAEQLRSQNTLMSPVEEIHALPAGKSDESPKNLCYVRKFFQRDMKGRLTKLKREELEELIIQKLVETLTMQSEIGKLREQARISERNQEANRIRCQQLTKQINDFDMVLNRNAADRRANNDKPMPPIKINRSVGLQVNFISEQGIQNLRSLSSNNISKSNVPNPVTVNGGNKLAKPENNKTTTVPRRGIKIRSPRRIEVTKNVPIPIQPQISTAMPKAALVLAKPVDTSPKLSAANTSKEQVLPSAISPQPTAAKIKNIVVNGKISNHTNRQSTVPNNQSTVSSDLIDLTEEEDKNKPISGTISGVLPMVATITSSIGPKVPHTRYQRVVQTTLSPNVAITTQAANIRVVQSVSQPTPTALVNNINATKLAYVMQGSLGTGRQLLIAPNPNQVRPVTSTTRGQFSNVPYKAGTSTLANGTVRVLTTAATTVPPSPSNPPPAPLPDTPHYPHRNGWKLPPPPPSLKISKVTQGIVLSWNMVQSDNYADIASYQLYAYQEIPGTVPNSNLWKKVGDVRALPLPMACTLKEFTPGNNYHFAVRAVDRHSRFGQYSVPRNISL; from the exons atgtggcGTGGCGGAAACCGAAAAGTGCATTCTCTGAATAATATCATTCAGACAAATAAACGCCCCTTTCCAGGTCATACTTTTCAATCACGGCACTATCACAATAATTCGAGTATCTATAGGAGTGAATTTTACTTCAATAATCATAACAATTTTGGAAGGCCGTCAGGATTTCGAAAACATGGAAACCATTGGAAAAACTCTATGGGAAAGTGTGTCCCTCGTAGTTTTCGGcaggtacaaaaaaaagtagtcAAAGAAGAGGTTGCCAATTTTGAACTGAAGTTAAGCCCGAAATTGAATGTAAACATTGACCTTTCTCAACCAGATCAGTCTGCCCTTTCTAATTCTACGGAACAAGCACCTCTTGAAGTTGGTGCTAGCGACAGTAGCACAAATCCACCCAGAGCTCTCTCGTCCTCTAATTTAAATTCCAAAGAAAGATTACAAATTCCTGTTGCCAGTAACAATGATACATTGTCCATTGTTAATGATGAATTATCCAAGGAATGCAGTCACCTAAATCTTGATCAAGCTTCATTTAATGGTAGTGGAGGTCTAGAAAATGCTGACAAAAATTACACCAATTTggtaaacaataaaaattcaaccaaCCACAACTGCGATTTAAGATTTACTTCTGACGACTGGTTGAATGAACCTATTGCTCCTGACAATGAACACATGCAGGCTACAGAGAATTTCTCATCATCGTCAAGCCAGGATAGTTCTGATTTTAAACGTACTACATCATTATTGTCCCTTGAGAATACTGAGTCCACAACTTCTTCGAAGTCGAAGAATTCTGTTGCTATGAGTGATAAGACTGTGACCCAAAATAACAATCTTGATTCTTCTGATTCATTAAAAGAGACAATTAAACTGGACATAGGTAACAAACTGCTTGAAATCAAATCAGATAGTGATTTCGGAGTAGATACACCAGGTGATATTCAAAAAGAAGTTGAGACCAACAACCATGCATGTGAAACattcgaacaaaaaaatgaagttGGTGATTCTTTGAAGGTGCCTAAAACTGATGAGCCCAATGCAACCTCTAGCAAATTATGGGCCCCAGAGAAACAGTCAACCACAGAGCCAATGCCAGAACAGCTAGAGAAAGAAAGTATCGAAAATGAGGAGCTACAAACAACAAATGAAGTGGTTAACAGTGGTGAAAAACATGAATCAGATAACAAGGATGACATGAATATTAAAGAGGAAATAAAAGACGATACTTCGTTGTCTAATGAACAGGAAGTGGCTGAGCAAGCCTCAGATAAACTTGCGAAAGAAGAGGAAAGTAGTGAATATAAGAACAAGCAATGTAAAATTAGTGCTCCAgctaaaaataaaaggaaattCAGTTCAGACAAGAAAGAAACTGAGTTAGTTGAACATATTTCACAGAAACCAAAAACATTAAATAGCAATGAAAAAACAGTTAGGAATCAATTGGTGGATAGTGAATCTAGTGATGAATCAGATCATAATTTTATACGAAAGTCAACCGAAAAAAACTCATTAAAACTTCAAGATAATCTACAGTCAGAACCATTGCTGGTTATGAAACGTAATTTGACAGACAGTGAAAAGgaaaacgataaattgactcataaaaaaatgaaaattgctcCAGATTCAAATTCAGATATTTCTGCGGAGCAACTCAGAAGTCAAAATACATTGATGTCGCCCGTTGAAGAAATACATGCTTTGCCTGCAGGAAAAAGTGATGAATCACCGAAAAATCTTTGttatgtaagaaaatttttccaaagaGATATGAAGGGCAGGTTGACAAAATTGAAACGTgag GAATTGGAAGAActtataatacaaaaattggtAGAAACTCTAACAATGCAaagtgaaattggaaaattacGAGAACAAGCGCGCATATCAGAACGCAATCAAGAAGCCAATCGTATCCGCTGTCAACAGTTGACAAAGCAAATAAATGATTTTGACATGGTCCTCAATCGCAATGCTGCTGACCGTCGGGCTAACAATGACAAGCCTATGCCACCCATAAAAATCAATAGATCTGTTGGACTGCAAGTGAATTTCATATCG GAACAAGGTATCCAGAATTTGAGGTCTTTATCTTCTAATAATATTTCGAAGAGCAATGTGCCAAATCCTGTTACTGTGAACGGAGGTAATAAACTGGCTAAGCCTGAAAATAACAAGACTACAACAGTCCCACGACGTGGTATTAAAATACGATCCCCTCGAAGAATAGAAGTCACCAAAAATGTTCCAATACCAATTCAACCTCAAATATCCACAGCTATGCCAAAAGCAGCCCTTGTTCTGGCCAAACCAGTGGACACGTCGCCCAAGTTATCAGCTGCTAACACCAGCAAAGAACAGGTTTTGCCAAGTGCAATTTCTCCTCAACCAACTGCCGCTAAA ataaaaaatattgtagtaAATGGAAAGATTTCAAATCACACAAACCGGCAATCAACAGTCCCGAACAATCAGAGTACTGTCTCTAGTGATTTGATTGATCTCACAGAAGAAGAGGACAAGAATAAAC CAATTAGTGGTACTATATCAGGTGTACTACCAATGGTTGCAACAATTACATCTTCCATTGGACCGAAGGTTCCCCATACCAGATATCAAAGGGTTGTACAAACCACATTATCTCCGAACGTTGCGATCACCACACAGGCTGCCAATATTAGAGTAGTACAGTCTGTTAGTCAACCAACGCCGACGGCTCTTGTT AATAACATAAATGCAACAAAATTGGCATATGTAATGCAAGGAAGTTTGGGAACTGGAAGACAGTTACTGATAGCACCAAATCCAAACCAG GTACGGCCAGTAACATCCACCACACGGGGCCAGTTTTCAAATGTACCGTACAAGGCTG GGACATCAACATTGGCCAATGGTACCGTCAGAGTACTAACTACAGCAGCTACGACGGTTCCACCTTCACCTTCAAAT CCACCACCAGCACCCTTGCCCGATACGCCACACTATCCACACAGAAATGGATGGAAACTACCTCCTCCACCTCCGTCCCTCAAAATATCAAAAGTTACACAAG GTATTGTCTTATCGTGGAATATGGTGCAGTCAGATAACTATGCAGATATTGCTAGTTATCAACTATATGCATACCAAGAGATACCTGGGACTGTACCAAACTCAAATCTGTGGAAGAAAGTGGGAGATGTAAGGGCCCTACCACTTCCAATGGCTTGCACACTCAAGGAGTTCACTCCAGGCAACAATTATCACTTTGCTGTAAGGGCAGTAGATAGACATTCCAGATTTGGTCAATACAGTGTACCCCGTAACATTTCTTTATAA